In one Umezawaea sp. Da 62-37 genomic region, the following are encoded:
- a CDS encoding MFS transporter, protein MSTSFLSDADHPDPATTSTDATAWPRPRRGLLFFLGFAAIGAAMANLVPLVLTLSIKATIIDPEGATTIVSIVAGVGALFSLIAFPVLGRISDRTTSRLGRRRPFLLLGAVLIAIGSVGLLLASGTLALTAAGVLTAVGFSSAIVAVTAVIPDQLAPDRRGPASAIVGLSLPVGAVIGLFIAQLVSPNLAAMILLPAAIAVVGCVVLAVVLPDRRLAAADRPPFGTRELLGTFWVNPSRNKDFGWAWLSRLLIFLGVAAIQAYQAFYLIIVLHFAPAEVAGAVFLSTLVLTAAALLFAPAAGKVSDRVGRRKPFVIAAALIFAVGLLLAAFASSFPMFLIAMGVVGLGQGVYFAVDIALVTQILPDPANPAKDLGLMNIANTLPASIVPALAPAILSIGATAEAPQNFTALFTFGAIAGLLGAVLILPIRGAK, encoded by the coding sequence ATGAGTACTTCTTTCCTCTCCGACGCGGACCACCCCGACCCGGCCACCACCTCCACCGACGCGACCGCGTGGCCGCGCCCCCGACGCGGGCTGCTGTTCTTCCTCGGTTTCGCGGCCATCGGCGCCGCGATGGCGAACCTGGTGCCGCTGGTCCTGACCCTGTCGATCAAGGCGACGATCATCGACCCGGAGGGCGCGACCACGATCGTTTCCATCGTGGCGGGTGTGGGCGCGCTGTTCTCGCTGATCGCGTTCCCGGTGCTGGGCCGGATCAGCGACCGCACCACCTCGCGGCTGGGCAGGCGCCGTCCGTTCCTGCTGCTGGGCGCGGTGCTCATCGCGATCGGCTCGGTGGGCCTGCTGCTCGCCTCGGGCACGCTCGCGCTGACCGCGGCCGGGGTGCTGACCGCGGTCGGGTTCAGCTCGGCGATCGTCGCGGTGACGGCGGTCATCCCGGACCAGCTGGCGCCGGACCGGCGGGGGCCGGCGTCGGCGATCGTGGGGCTGAGCCTGCCGGTCGGCGCGGTGATCGGCCTGTTCATCGCGCAGCTGGTCTCGCCGAACCTGGCGGCGATGATCCTGCTCCCGGCGGCCATCGCGGTCGTCGGCTGCGTCGTGCTCGCCGTGGTGCTGCCCGATCGCAGGCTCGCCGCGGCGGACCGCCCGCCGTTCGGCACGCGGGAGCTGCTCGGCACGTTCTGGGTGAACCCGTCGCGCAACAAGGACTTCGGGTGGGCGTGGCTGAGCAGGCTGCTGATCTTCCTCGGTGTCGCGGCGATCCAGGCGTACCAGGCCTTCTACCTGATCATCGTGCTGCACTTCGCGCCCGCGGAGGTCGCGGGAGCGGTCTTCCTGTCCACCCTGGTGCTCACGGCCGCCGCGCTGCTGTTCGCGCCCGCCGCCGGGAAGGTGTCCGACCGGGTGGGGCGGCGCAAGCCGTTCGTCATCGCGGCGGCGCTGATCTTCGCGGTGGGCCTGCTGCTCGCGGCGTTCGCGAGCTCGTTCCCGATGTTCCTGATCGCGATGGGCGTGGTCGGACTCGGCCAGGGCGTGTACTTCGCGGTCGACATCGCCCTGGTGACGCAGATCCTGCCGGACCCGGCCAACCCGGCGAAGGACCTCGGGTTGATGAACATCGCGAACACCCTGCCCGCCTCGATCGTGCCCGCGCTGGCGCCCGCGATCCTGTCGATCGGCGCCACCGCCGAGGCACCGC